In Apium graveolens cultivar Ventura chromosome 10, ASM990537v1, whole genome shotgun sequence, the following are encoded in one genomic region:
- the LOC141692713 gene encoding uridine nucleosidase 1, with protein sequence MANHKIEAADGVVAVDPTCSPPQKIIIDTDPGIDDSMAIMMAFQMASLEILGLTTVFGNVSTQDATNNALLLCEIAGCPDVPVAEGSSEPLKGGIPRVADFVHGSDGLGNTFLAPPKSKKFEKSACEFLVDKVNEYPGEVSILALGPLTNLALAVKRDSSFAKKVKRVVVLGGSFFALGNVNPAAEANIYGDPEAADILFTSGANIEVIGINITTQVKFTDDDLTELRESGGKHAKLLSDMCKFYRDWHVKSDGVYGIFLHDPVSFVALVRPDLFKYKKGVVRVETQGICIGHTLMDQGLKNWNTSNPWTGYSPISVAWTVNVAEVCACIKKLLMTP encoded by the exons ATGGCGAATCATAAAATTGAAGCTGCAGATGGAGTAGTAGCAGTGGACCCCACTTGTTCTCCTCCTCAAAAGATCATTATCGATACTGATCCTGGCATTG ATGATAGCATGGCGATTATGATGGCTTTCCAAATGGCTAGTTTGGAGATATTAGGTCTAACTACAGTATTCGGCAATGTTTCAACACAAGATGCTACAAACAATGCCCTGCTACTC TGTGAGATCGCTGGATGTCCAGATGTCCCTGTTGCAGAAGGTAGCTCTGAGCCTCTGAAG GGTGGAATTCCACGTGTCGCTGATTTTGTTCATGGTTCTGACGGATTGGGCAATACATTTTTAGCTCCACCAAAATCCAAGAAATTTGAAAAGTCTGCATGTGAATTTTTGGTTGATAAGGTTAATGAGTATCCTGGTGAAGTATCAATTCTTGCATTGGGACCACTGACGAATTTAGCTTTG GCTGTCAAAAGAGACTCATCCTTTGCAAAGAAGGTGAAGAGGGTGGTGGTACTTGGTGGATCTTTCTTTGCATTGGGCAATGTTAATCCTGCTGCTGAAGCAAAT ATTTATGGGGACCCAGAAGCTGCAGATATATTGTTCACTTCTGGGGCTAATATTGAGGTTATTGGCATAAACATTACAACTCAAGTCAAATTTACAG ATGACGATTTAACTGAATTAAGGGAGTCTGGAGGAAAACATGCTAAGCTTCTGTCTGATATGTGCAAATTCTATCGAGACTGGCATGTGAAATCAGATGGTGTATATG GGATTTTCCTTCATGATCCAGTAAGTTTTGTTGCTCTAGTAAGGCCTGATCTCTTTAAATATAAGAAGGGGGTCGTGAGGGTTGAAACACAGGGAATTTGTATTGGTCATACTCTGATGGACCAAGGATTAAAGAA TTGGAATACGAGTAATCCGTGGACAGGTTATTCTCCTATATCTGTTGCATGGACTGTCAATGTTGCTGAAGTTTGTGCCTGTATAAAAAAACTGTTAATGACACCATGA
- the LOC141693124 gene encoding uncharacterized protein LOC141693124, protein MGRPATEVADKISWYCVALLGVMLVLNFCESTTTSEDQMEKLDVISLMRRACDEIYVVGERETLQSISEKCGDPYIVEFNPHIHDPDDVFPGLVIKITPHFSNL, encoded by the coding sequence ATGGGTCGTCCAGCGACGGAAGTAGCAGACAAGATATCATGGTATTGTGTTGCTTTGTTAGGAGTAATGCTAGTGTTGAACTTTTGTGAGTCTACTACTACTTCAGAGGACCAAATGGAGAAGCTGGATGTTATTAGTTTGATGAGAAGAGCATGCGACGAGATATACGTGGTCGGAGAAAGAGAGACGCTGCAGAGCATAAGTGAAAAGTGCGGGGATCCGTATATAGTTGAGTTCAATCCACATATTCATGATCCTGATGATGTTTTTCCAGGCCTTGTTATCAAAATTACACCTCATTTCAGCAACTTATAG